The Neomonachus schauinslandi chromosome 4, ASM220157v2, whole genome shotgun sequence genome includes a region encoding these proteins:
- the FAM43B gene encoding protein FAM43B, with protein sequence MLPWRRNKFVLVEDEAKCKAKSLSPGLAYTSLLSSFLRSCPDLLPDWPLERLGRVFRSRRQKVELNKEDPTYTVWYLGNAVTLHAKGDGCTDDAVGKIWARCGPGGGTKMKLTLGPHGIRMQPCERGASGGSGSSGGSGGRRPAHAYLLPRITYCTADGRHPRVFAWVYRHQARHKAVVLRCHAVLLARAHKARALARLLRQTALAAFSDFKRLQRQSDARHVRQQHLRAGGAAASVPRAPLRRLLNAKCAYRPPPAERGRGAPRLSSIQEEDEEEDADAEERERPEVLSLARELRTCSLRGAPAQPPPAQPRRWKAGPRERAGQAR encoded by the coding sequence atGCTGCCTTGGAGACGCAACAAATTCGTGCTGGTGGAGGACGAGGCCAAGTGCAAGGCGAAGAGCCTGAGTCCGGGACTCGCCTACACGTCGCTACTCTCCAGCTTCCTGCGCTCCTGTCCGGACCTGCTGCCCGACTGGCCGCTGGAGCGCCTGGGCCGCGTGTTTCGCAGCCGGCGCCAGAAAGTGGAGCTCAACAAGGAGGACCCGACCTACACCGTGTGGTACCTGGGCAACGCCGTCACCCTGCACGCCAAGGGCGACGGCTGCACCGACGACGCCGTGGGCAAGATCTGGGCGCGCTGCGGGCCGGGCGGGGGCACCAAGATGAAGCTGACGCTGGGGCCGCACGGCATCCGCATGCAGCCGTGCGAGCGCGGCGCCTCGGGGGGCTCGGGGAGCTCGGGGGGCTCGGGGGGCCGCCGGCCGGCGCACGCCTACCTGCTGCCGCGCATCACCTACTGCACCGCGGACGGGCGCCACCCGCGCGTCTTCGCCTGGGTCTACCGCCACCAGGCGCGCCACAAGGCCGTGGTGCTGCGCTGCCACGCCGTGCTGCTGGCGCGGGCGCACAAGGCGCGCGCCCTGGCCCGCCTGCTCCGCCAGACCGCGCTGGCGGCCTTCAGCGACTTCAAGCGCCTGCAGCGCCAGAGCGACGCTCGCCACGTGCGCCAGCAGCACCTCCGCGCCGGGGGCGCCGCCGCCTCGGTGCCCCGCGCCCCGCTGCGCCGGCTGCTCAACGCCAAGTGCGCCTACCGGCCGCCGCCCGCCGAGCGCGGCCGTGGGGCGCCGCGCCTCAGCAGCATccaggaggaggacgaggaggaggacgCAGACGCGGAGGAGCGCGAGCGGCCCGAGGTGCTCAGCCTGGCCCGGGAGCTGAGGACGTGCAGCCTGCGGGGCGCCCCGGCGCAGCCGCCGCCCGCGCAGCCCCGCCGCTGGAAGGCCGGCCCCAGGGAGCGGGCGGGCCAGGCGCGCTAA